The Rattus rattus isolate New Zealand chromosome 1, Rrattus_CSIRO_v1, whole genome shotgun sequence genome includes a region encoding these proteins:
- the Fzr1 gene encoding fizzy-related protein homolog, which yields MDQDYERRLLRQIIIQNENTVPCVSEMRRTLTPANSPVSSPSKHGDRFIPSRAGANWSVNFHRINENEKSPSQNRKAKDATSDNGKDGLAYSALLKNELLGAGIEKVQDPQTEDRRLQPSTPEHKGLFTYSLSSKRSSPDDGNDVSPYSLSPVSNKSQKLLRSPRKPTRKISKIPFKVLDAPELQDDFYLNLVDWSSLNVLSVGLGTCVYLWSACTSQVTRLCDLSVEGDSVTSVGWSERGNLVAVGTHKGFVQIWDAAAGKKLSVLEGHTARVGALAWNADQLSSGSRDRMILQRDIRTPALQSERRLQGHRQEVCGLKWSTDHQLLASGGNDNKLLVWNHSSLSPVQQYTEHLAAVKAIAWSPHQHGLLASGGGTADRCIRFWNTLTGQPLQCIDTGSQVCNLAWSKHANELVSTHGYSQNQILVWKYPSLTQVAKLTGHSYRVLYLAMSPDGEAIVTGAGDETLRFWNVFSKTRSTKESVSVLNLFTRIR from the exons atGGACCAGGACTATGAGCGACGGCTCCTGCGACAGATCATCATCCAAAATGAGAACACCGTGCCGTGT GTCTCAGAGATGCGGAGAACCCTGACACCAGCCAACTCCCCAGTGTCCTCTCCCAGCAAGCATGGTGACCGCTTCATCCCCTCGCGGGCCGGGGCCAACTGGAGCGTAAACTTCCATAGGATCAAT GAAAATGAGAAGTCCCCCAGCCAGAACCGCAAAGCCAAGGATGCCACCTCAGACAACGGCAAAG ATGGCCTTGCTTACTCCGCACTGCTGAAGAATGAGCTGCTGGGTGCCGGCATCGAGAAGGTGCAGGACCCACAGACAGAGGATCGGAGGCTGCAGCCATCCACCCCAGAGCACAAGGGTCTCTTTACG TATTCCCTCAGCAGCAAGCGCTCGAGTCCAGATGATGGCAACGACGTGTCCCCATATTCTCTATCCCCAGTTAGCAACAAAAG TCAGAAGCTGCTGCGGTCGCCTCGGAAGCCCACACGCAAGATTTCCAAGATTCCCTTCAAGGTGCTGGACGCGCCAGAGCTTCAGGACGACTTCTACCTCAACCTGGTGGACTGGTCCTCCCTCAATGTGCTCAGCGTGGGGCTAGGCACCTGCGTGTACCTGTGGAGCGCATGCACCAGCCAG GTGACCCGGCTCTGTGACCTCTCCGTAGAAGGGGACTCAGTGACTTCCGTGGGCTGGTCTGAGCGG GGGAACCTGGTGGCAGTCGGCACACACAAGGGCTTCGTGCAGATCTGGGATGCTGCCGCTGGCAAGAAGCTATCTGTGCTGGAGGGACACACAGCGCGCGTGG GGGCGCTGGCCTGGAATGCTGACCAGCTGTCATCCGGTAGCCGGGACCGCATGATCCTGCAACGGGACATCCGCACACCAGCACTGCAGTCAGAGCGGCGGCTGCAGGGCCATCGACAGGAAGTATGCGGCCTGAAGTGGTCCACAGACCACCAGTTGCTCGCCTCGGGGGGCAATGACAACAAG cTGCTCGTGTGGAACCACTCAAGTCTAAGCCCTGTGCAGCAGTACACGGAGCACCTGGCAGCCGTGAAGGCTATTGCCTGGTCACCACACCAGCATGGACTGCTGGCCTCTGGTGGTGGCACTGCCGACCGCTGCATCCGGTTCTGGAACACTCTGACAGGCCAGCCTCTGCAGTGCATTGACACAGGCTCACAAGTGTGCAACCTGGCCTGGTCCAAGCACGCCAACGAGCTG GTGAGCACACATGGCTACTCACAGAACCAGATCCTCGTGTGGAAGTACCCGTCCCTTACACAGGTGGCCAAGCTCACTGGCCACTCGTATCGTGTCCTCTACCTG GCCATGTCCCCTGACGGGGAGGCCATTGTCACTGGAGCTGGAGATGAGACCCTGCGGTTCTGGAACGTCTTCAGCAAGACACGCTCTACAAAG GAATCCGTGTCTGTGCTCAACCTCTTTACCC